The genomic window CTTTCTCGATGCGGTCGCGGGTGGGGAACTCGGCGGGGTTTTGCGTCTCGAAAATCTCGCCGTTGGTGAGCGTGACGCGGTAGACGACGGCGGGCGCGGTGGCGATCAGGTCGAGGTCGTACTCGCGCTCCAGCCGCTCCTGAATGATTTCGGCGTGCAGCAGCCCCAGAAAGCCGCAGCGGAAGCCGAAGCCCAGCGCCTCGGAGGTTTCCGGCTCAAAGGAAAAGGCCGCGTCGTTGAGCTTGAGCTTTTCGAGCGCGTCGCGCAGTTTGCGGTAGTCCTCGGTGTCGGTGGGGTACAGGCCCGAGAACACCACCGGCTGCGCGGGTTTGAAACCGGGGAACGGCTCGGCGGTCTGGCGGTCGCTGCCGGTCAGGGTGTCGCCGACCTGCGCGTCCTGAATGTCCTTGATGCCGGCGGCGACCCAGCCCACCATGCCCGCCGAGAGTTCCTGGCCCACGACGAGGCCGGGGCTGAAGGTGCCGACCTTGTCCACCTCGAAATTCTTGCCCGCGTTCATCAGCCGCACGCCGTCCTTGGCCTTCATGGTGCCTTCGAGCACGCGCACGAACAGAATCACGCCCTGGTAGGCATCGAAAAAAGAGTCGAAAATCAGCGCCTTGAGCGGGGCGCCGGGGTCGCCGGCGGGCGGTGGAATGCGTTCGACCACCGCTTCCAGAATCTCGGGAATGCCGATGCCGGTTTTGCCCGACGCCCGCACCGCGTCCTCCGCCGGAATGCCGATGACTTCTTCGAGTTCACGCGCCGCGCCTTCGGGGTCGGCGGCGGGCAGGTCGATTTTGTTGATGACCGGCACGATTTCGAGGTTGTTGTCGATGGCGAGGTAAGCGTTGACGATGGTCTGCGCTTCCACCCCCTGCGAGGCGTCCACGAGCAGCAGCACGCCCTCGCAGGCGGCGAGCGAGCGGCTCACCTCGTAGTTGAAATCCACGTGGCCCGGCGTGTCGATGAGGTTGAAGACGTACCCCTCGCCGTTTTCTCGCGTGTACTCTAGGCGAATGGGCGTGGACTTGATGGTGATGCCGCGCTCGCGCTCCAGCTCCAGCGTGTCGAGGGTCTGGTCGCGCTTATCACGCTCGCCCATCGCGCCGAGTTGCTCAAGGATGCGGTCAGCGAGCGTGGACTTGCCATGGTCGACGTGGGCAATGATGGAAAAATTGCGAATCTGGCTGGTGGGGGTGGGGTCGGTGGGGCCTGCGGTCACGCTCCGCAGTGTAGAGCAGTTGTCTGAGCAGCGGTGTGGACGCAGTCATCGCTCTCTACCCGGCGCCCGCGCCCTGACGAAACCTTAAGACGGTGGGCCGGGCCTCAGAAATGAATGTGTGGTCTGGCCCATTCTCCGGATATGAGCGACAACAAGAACGCCGGACAAAGCAGTGACAGCCAGGGCAACGGTGCGCCGCAGATGAGCCGTGACGAAGCCGTGAAGACGGTCGCTGGGCTGGTCAAGGGCATCAAATTCGCCATGCTGGTGTCGGTCAACGACGCGGGCCACATCCACTCGCGCCCCATGACCACCCAGGAAACCGAGTTCGACGGCGATATCTGGTTTATCGGCGCCAAGGACAGCGAGGTCGTTCACGATGTCCGCAGCCGCCCCCAGGTCAACGTGAGCTACGCCGACACCGGCAGCAACAACTACGTGAGCGTGCACGGCACCGCCGAACTGATCGAAGATCGCGCCAAACTCGACGAACTGTGGAGCGACATGTACAACATGTACTTCGAGGGCGGCAAGGAAGACCCGAATGTCCAGCTCATCAAGATCAACGCCGAGGGCGCCGAATACTGGGAGAGCGGCGGCAAGGTGCGGACCCTCTTCGCCTTCGCCAAGAACCTGATTCCTGGCCAGCGCGCCGACGCGAGCGAGCTGGGCAAGAACGACACGGTTAATCTCTAACCTGACCGCAACGAAAAAGTAAGAAGGAGCTGAAGCACGGGCCTCAGCTCCTTTTTTTGACCTGCCGCCTTTACTGGACCGTCCCCTGCGCCGCCGGATAACTGCCGATGATTTTGGCGTAGCTCGCCTTGACCAGAATCCCAGCGAGGGCCTGCGCCACCTGCGGATCGCTCGCTTTGCCCTCGATGTCCACGTACATCAGGTAGCTCCAGGCACGGTCGCGGCGGGGGCGGCTCTCGATGCGCGAGAGGTTCAGGCCGCGCAGTTCGCCCAGGGTTTCCAGCAGAAAACCGGGGGTGTGGCGCACCGCGAAAATCAGGCTGGTCTTGTGCGGCGCGTCGCTCGGCTCCGGGGCGTGGCGCGAGAGCACCATGAAGCGGGTGAAGTTGAACGGCTCGTCCTCCACCCCGGTTTGCAGGATGTTCAGGCCATACAGCTCGGCGGCGCGGCGGCTGGCGATGGCGGCTTCGTCGCGGGCACCACGCTCGGCGAGGTCTTTGGCGCTGCCTGCCGTGTCGTGTTTGGCGAGTGGTTGCCAGCCGTGCTCGCGGATGAGGTGGGTGCACTGGTCGAGGGCCGGTTGCTGGCTCCCCACCTTGCGAATGTCGGCCATTTCCACCCCCGGCAGCGCCATCAGGCAGTGGCTCACGCGCACCACGACTTCGCCGGTGACGTGCAACTCGGTTTCGGTGAGCAGGTCGATGGACTGGTGAATGGCGCCCATCAGGCTGTTTTCCACCGGCAGCACGCCGTAGTCGGCTTCGCCGTTTTCCACAGCGCGGGCGACCTCGTGAAAGGTGGGGTAGCCGAGGGTCTCGCGCACCTGCGGCAGGGCGTTGAGCGCCGCGATTTCGCCGTAGCTGCCGGGGTTGCCCTGAAAGGCCACCGCGTAGCCCGCCGCCTCTTCCTGCTGCCACTGTTCCCGCTGTTCCTGCCCGCCTGCGTCCGTCATCCGGCGAGGCTAGCGCGGGGGCGGCGCGGGCCGGGGGAGAGGTCTATTCGTGGAGGGCGGAGTCTCGCTCGCCTTCTGGGCTGACCGGGTCACTGCCGCCCGGAGCGCGGGCCGACCCTCCAGCCTAACACCCGGCCACCCGGACGGCAACTTTTCGCCGTCCTCGCGCGAGTTTTTTGGTTTTTCATGGACGGCTCCTCTATGCTGGACGCATGGTCAGACTGGAAGAAACGTCCCTGCCCGGCGTGGGGATGCGTTACGACTTCGATGGGCGCTTCGGCAAGCGCGTGGGCGTGATCGTTCACCGTGACGGGCGGCGCGAGATGTTCGTGTCGCGCGACGACCCCGACGCCTGCGGCCAGAGCATCACGCTCGACGAGGGCGAGGCCGAAGTGGTGGCCGACCTGCTCGGCGGCAGCACCGTGACGCGGCGGATGGGACAGACGATGCAGGACATCGAGGGGCTGGCTATGGACTGGTTGCCGCTGGAGCGGGGCAGCCCCTTTGCTGGGCGCGCGCTGGGCGACTCGCAGATGCGCACCCGCACCGGCACCAGCGTGGTCGCCGTGATTCGTAATGAGCAGGCCATTCCCGCGCCCGGCCCGGACTACGTGCTCGAAGCGGGCGACACGGTGGTCGTGGTCGGCACCGCAAATGGGGTGCGCCGCGCCGCCCGGCTCCTGAGTAGCGGGGCCGACTCTTGAGCCCTCCCACGGGAGGCGACTGAGTCATGCTCGGACGCCTCTTTCTCGAACTCGGTACTGTCATCCTCGCCCTCGCGCTGGTAGGCCGCGCCGCCGGGCGACTGGGGATCACGCCCATTCCGCTCTACCTGATGGCGGGCATCGGCCTGGGCACGTTCATGCACCTGGACGACACCGCCGAGAAATTCATTCACACCGGAGCCGAAATCGGCGCCATTTTGCTGCTGTTTATCCTGGGGCTGGAATACACCAGCGACGAACTGCGGACCAACCTCAAGGCCAACCGGCAAATCGGCTTGATCGACCTCGCGCTCAACTTCACGCCGGGCGTGGTGGCCGGGGCCCTGCTGGGGTTGCCGCCGCTCGCCTGGGTGCTGCTCGGGGGCATCACGTTCCTGACCTCCAGTGGCATCGCCTCCAAAATCCTGTCGGACCTCGGGCGCCTCGGCAACCGTGAGACGCCGATCATCCTCGCCGTGTGCGTCATCGAAGATGTGGTGATGGCCTTTTACCTGCCGGTGGTGGCCGCCCTCCTCATCGGCGGGTCGCTGCTCTCGGTGGGCGTCAACCTCGCGCTGGCGCTCACCGCCTTCGGGGTCACGTTTTTCCTCGCCATGCGCTACGGACATGTGCTGAGCCGCGTGCTCAACGTGCCGAGCGACGAAACCCTGCTCCTCGGTGTGCTGGGGCTGGTGCTGGTGGTGGCAGGCGCCGCCGATCTGCTCAAGGTGAGCGCGGCCATCGGCGCCTTTCTCGTCGGCATCGCGCTCTCGGGCGAGGTCGCGCATCGGGCGCGGCAGCAGATCGAGCCGCTGCGCGACCTTTTCGCCGCCGTGTTTTTCCTGTTTTTCGGCCTGCAACTCGACCTCGCCGAGGTGCCGGAGGTGTTGCTGCCCGCCGCCCTGCTCGCCGTGGTCACGTCCATCACCAAGTTCCTGGTCGGCTGGTACGGCGCCCGCCGCGCCGGGGTGCAGAGCCGGGGCCGCTACCGCGCCGGCACTACCCTGATCGCCCGTGGCGAATTCAGCATCCTGATCGCCGGCCTGGGCCTCGGCCTTGCCCCGGTGCTCGGCCCGCTTGCCGCCGTCTACGTGCTGCTTACCGCGATCATCGGCCCGGTGCTGGCCCGGTTCGACGCGGCTCTGGCGCCGAAAGTGGCGCGGGTGCTGGGGGGGTAGGAAAAAGGGAGAGGGTTGGAAGTGGAGCGGCGAGGGGTGGCCGCTCCGCTTTTTTTGTGAAGGGCTGTTACGCCTATTGGCTGAGATGTTCGGTGGGGTGAGATGTTCTTGAGTCTGGTCTGGACGCCCCCTCACCCCTTGCCTTCGGCAAGGCCCTCTCTGCTCCGCAGCTCTCCGAGTCCCGCAAGGGGCGAGGGTCAAGAGATGCTTCAGCTCTGGCTTTTTTCGCTGCCCCATAAAAAACTGTGAAACGCAGAACGCCAGGGCCGTCGGGCGCGTCAGCGCACGGGCCTCGCGTCTGTAGAATTCACCAGCATCCAGGCCAGCCCACGCACTTGTAAAACGCTGACTGGCACATAAAATCACCGCCAGGTGCACAGCGCCAGCGTCAACCCCCCTTGCCCCTCTGCTTCGCAGCTCTTCGAGTCTGGGGTAAGGGGCTGGGGGATGGGGCAAAAAGCTAAAGCCCAAGCCCCAACAACCCACCCCCGCCCCCACACGCTATCCTCCCAAGTCGCCCCCGCCCTCCCCAGGCGGCCCCGGCACGCGGCCCCGGAATCCCTCCGTCAGGCCCGAGGAGAAGTCATGAAGGCACACCTCATCACCTACGGCTGCCAGATGAACGAGTACGACACCCATCTGGTGCAGTCCCAGCTCGTTTCCTTCGGCGCCGACATCGTGGAGTCGCCCGACGAAGCCGATTTCGTACTCGTCAACACCTGTGCGGTGCGCGGCAAGCCGGTGGACAAGGTCCGCTCGCTGCTCGGCGACCTGCGCAAGCAAAAGGCCCAGCGTTCCCTCGTGGTGGGCATGATGGGCTGCCTCGCGCAGCTCGAAGAGGGCCAGCAGATCGCCCGTAAGTTCGAGGTGGACGTACTGCTCGGCCCCGGCAGCCTGCTCGACATCGGCGCGGCGCTCGAAAGCAACGAACGCTTCTGGGGGCTGCAATTCAAGGACGAGCTGCACGACCACATCCCGCCGCCGCCCAGCGGCAAGTTGCAGGCGCACCTCACCATCATGCGCGGCTGCGACCACCACTGCACCTACTGCATTGTGCCGACCACGCGCGGGCCGCAGGTCAGCCGTCACCCCGACGACATCCTGCGCGAACTCGACATGCAGCTCGCGGCGGGCGTGCGCGAAGTCACCCTGCTCGGTCAGAACGTCAACGCCTACGGGGTGGACCAGGGCGCCAAGCTGAAGGGCTACCCGAGCTTCGCCGACCTGCTGCGCATGGTGGGCGCCAGCGGCATCGAGCGCGTCAAGTTCACCACCAGCCATCCCATGAACTTCACCGAGGACGTGGCGGCGGCCATCGGTGAGACGCCCGCTATCTGCGAATTCGTGCACCTGCCGGTGCAGAGCGGCTCGGACCGGGTGCTGCGCCGCATGGCCCGCGAGTACAACCGCGAGAAGTACCTGACCCACATCGCGCAGATCAAAAAGCACATCCCCGACGTGGTGCTCGCCACCGACATCATCGTGGGCTTTCCCGGCGAAACCGAGGAAGACTTTCAGGACACCCTGTCGCTCTACGACGAGGTCGGCTACGACTCGGCCTACATGTTCATCTACTCGCCGCGCCCTGGCACGCCGAGCTACAAGCACTTTCAGGACCTGCCCCGCGAACTCAAGACCGAGCGGCTCCAGCGCTTGATTGCCAGGCAGAAAGACTGGTCGGCGCGCAAGAACGCGCAGAAGGTCGGCACCGTCCAGCAGGTGCTGCTGCGCGGCGACGCCCACGACGCGGGCTTTCTGGAAGGCCACACGCGCGGCAACCACCCCACCGTGGTTCCCAAAGCCATCGGCGCGGACGGCGCGGGCGTCTATCAGGTCCGCATCGACCACGCCACGCCGCACATGATGTACGGCCACATCCTCGGCCCCGATGGGCAGCCTCTGCCCGAGCAGCCGCGCTTTAACCCCGAAGCGGCGGCGGTGGGTGGGGCACTCCCAATGCTGTAAAGGAACAAAAAAGGGCGCAGAGGCCGAAGCTTCTGCGCCCTTTTCTTGTAATTCTTACTCTCCCTTAAACTCCGCCGGGCGCTTTTCTAGGAACGCTTTAGTGCCTTCCTTGAAGTCGCTGGTGGCAAAGGCCAGCCCGAAGAGGTCGGCCTCGATTTCCATCCCCGCTTCGAGGTCGGTGGCGAGGCCCCGCCTGACTGCTTCCTTGACGAGCGAGATGGCGAGCGGCCCATTTTTCACGATCTGCTCGGCCACTTCGCGGGCCTTTTGCAGTGGGTCGTCGGCCACGTAGTTGACCAGGCCCATGCTCAGGGCTTCCTCGGCGCCGATCTGCCGGGCGGTCAGCATCAGGTCCAGGGCGCGGCCCGCCCCGATCAGGCGGGGGAGGCGCTGGGTGCCCGCAAAGCCGGGCAGCAGCCCCAGCGTCACTTCGGGCAGCCCCATGCGGGCGCGCGGCGAAGCGATGCGGATATCGCAGCACAGCGCGAGTTCCAACCCGCCGCCGAGTGCGTAGCCGCCTATGGCCGCAATCACCGGAATCGGCAGGTTGCTGAGCTGCGTCATCGCGTCCTGGCCCAGCAGCGACATGTCGCGCCCAGCGAACGGCCCTTCCAGCCCCGCCAGTTCGCTGATATCGGCCCCCGCCACGAACGCCTTGTCGCCCGCGCCGGTCACGATCAGGGCGCCCACCTCGGGGTCGTTGGCGATCAGGTCGGCGGCCATTGCCAGCTCGCTGAGGGTGGTCCCGTTTAGGGCGTTGAGCGCCTTGGGACGGTTCACGGTCAGCACCGCGATGGGGCCATGCTGGTCAATGGTGATGTTCTCGAATTCCATCTCGTCGAGGCGCAGGTCGTCGTCGCTGTAAGTCATACCTGCATGGTGACATGACTTGGCGGCGGAGGGGAGAGGCTGAGGAAAAAACAGAGAATCAAGAGATGGGCTGTCCTGAAAAACGCCACCCACAGAGGCTTGTGGATGACGGCTTGCAGGACTGGTTCTGACTGCGGCAGCTTCAGCGCGGCCTCTACCGGGCGACTCACCCCAGCGGGTGCCGGTTCATGTCCTTGTAGAGCAGGTATTTGCTCCAGTTGCGGCCCAGCGCGCCGTACCACTGCGGGCAGTGGGCGCCCATCCAGATGATGTCGCCCGCCGTGACCGGGTAGTAATTTTCTTCCAGCTTGTAGAGCCCCTCGCCTTCCAGCATCAGCAGGCCGTGTTCCATGTAGTGGACTTCGGCGTAGGGCAGCGACGCCCCCGGCGCGAAACTCATGGTGCTGACCATGAAATCGAAGGCCGGCTCGTCGGGCAGCAGCTTGCGGGCAATCAGGTGGTCGTCGCCCTCGAAAGGGTAGCCGGGGTTTTCGCGCTCGTTGCCCCAGTAGACGCCGGGGGCTTGAACGCCCTCGACTGTCTGGTACGGCTTCTCGAAGACGGACACGCGGGCGTCGGTTTTCGCCGTCAGCATGTGCTTCTCGCCGGCGGGCAGGTAGACGTAGTCATACTCGCGCAGGGTGCGGGTTTCGCCGCCGACCGCGACGTCCACTTCACCCGAGAGCACGAAGGCGAAGCGCTGATACACCGACTCGGTGGCCTGCGCGCCAGCGGGCATTTCCGCCGTGAACTGCACGAAGCGCGCCCCCAGGCCCACCACCGGGGCGATGTGCAGCACGATGGCGCTGCCCGGCCACTCGGCGAGCGCGGTGCGGACGAAAGTTTCAGGGGTGATGACCGCGTGCGAGCCGTGCAGGGCGCTGCGGGTTTGACCGAGGTGTTTCATGGGGACTCCTGGGGAAAGAAGCGATTTAGAGCATTTGACAGAATGATCTGGTCTGTCTTTGCCCCTCTACCCTCGTGGGACTCGTAGAGCTGCGAAGCAGAGAGGGCCTTGCGAAGCAAGGGGTGAGGGGGTCATTTTTCTGTCCAATGCTTTAGAGGGACCGGGGCCGCAGCAGACGCCCACGCGGGGTGCCCGTGAACTCGCCGTTCTGGTAGACCGGCTGGCCGCGCAGGTAGGTGGCGTGCACCCGGCCCTGGAAGCTCTGGCCCCGGTAGGGGTTTTGCTGCCAGCGGTCGTAGAGGGTGTCGAGGGTGAATTTCTCGCCCAGAGCAACCAGCGCGAAATCGGCGTCGGCCCCGACCGCCAACCGGCCTTTTTGCGGCAGGCCGAAGCGCTGCGCCGGATTCAGCGCCAGCAACGCGGCAATGATTTCAAGCGGCAGCCCGCGCTGGGCGTAGCCGTCTTCCAGCATCACGTTCAGGGTGCTCTGGGCGCCGCTGATGCCGCCCCAGAGAGAGAAAAAGTCCTCGCTGGTCTTCATGTCGGGCGGCGCGGGCGAGTGGTCACTGCCCACAGTGTCGATGTGCCCGGCGAGCAACTCGCGCCACAGCTCCTCCTGCACCGCCGGGTCACGCAGTGGGGGCGCACATTTGAGCGCCGCGCCGACGCGCTCCACGTCCTCGCCGGTGAAGTGGAGGTAGTGCGGGCAGGTTTCGATGGTTACGTCGATGCCCTTTTGCTTGCCTTCGTAGGCGAGCGCCACCGCCGCCCCACTGCTCACGTGAACGAGGTGGAGCGCCGCGCCAGTGTCCTGCGCGAACAGCAGCGCCCGCTGCACCGCTTCGAGTTCGGTGACGACCGGGCGGCTCTCCAGGTAGTCGCGCACGCCGCTTTTGCCCTGGGCGCGGGCGGTTTCGGTCAGGCGGCGGGTAAATTCGTTGCTCTCGGCGTGGGTGGCGACGACGAGGCCGTGGCGCTTGGCGGTTCGCATCCCCTCGTACAGCGTCAGGTCGTCCGCCGCCGGAAACTCGTCGAGGCCGCTGTGCGACATGAACGCCTTGAGGCCGATGACGCCGCATTCGGCGAGGTCGTCGAGCTGGTCGAGATTCAGCGGCGTCAGCCCGCCCCACAGCCCGAAGTCGATGAGCGATTTTTCCTCACCCAGCCGCGCCTTGTCCTCAAAGCGCTCGCGGGTCAGGACCGGCGGCGAGGAATTGAGCGGCATGTCGAGAAAGCTGGTCGCCCCGCCTGCCGCGAGCGCCTGCGTGCCGGTCTCGAAGCCTTCCCAGTGGGTGCGGCCCGGCTCGTTGAGGTGCACGTGGTCGTCGAGGACGCCGGGAAAGACGTGCAGGCCGCTCACGTCGAGGGTCTGGGCGGCGGGGGTGGCAATCTCGTCGGTGAGTTCGGCAATCTGCCCGCCCACAATGCCGAGGTCGGCGCGGCGTTCACCTTCCGGGGTCACGAGGACCGCGCCACGCAGGAGCAGGTCAAGGCTCATGCCTGCACCTGCTGTTCGGCCTGGGCCGCGAGCAGTTCCAGAAACCGGGTGCCGACCCGCAGCCCGGCGGCCACGTCCCCCGGCTCGGCCATCTCGTCGGGGTGGTGGCTCAGCGCGTTGGGCGAGCGCAGAAACAGCATGGCAGCGGGCATCTTCTGCGCCATGATCTGCGCGTCGTGGCCGGCGCCGCTGACGAGTTCGGGGTGCGTGAGGCCCTGTTCCTCGGCGGCCTGGTGCAGCAGCGCGCGCAGAGACGGCGCCATCGGCACAGCGGCTTCGGCCATGCGCGGCGTGACCGAGCAGGCGACCTGCCGGGCGGCGGCTTCCCGCTCGGCGAGCGCGAGCAGTTCCTGAAGCGACTGCGCCCGCACCGCGTCGTCGGCGTGGCGAATGTCGAGCGAGCAGCTCACCTCGCCGGCAATCACGTTGCCCGCGCCGGGTTTGGCCTCGATCATGCCCACGGTGGCGACCAGTCCCGGCGTGCGGTTGGCGAGGTCCTCGGCGCCCACGATGAAGCGGGCGGCGGCGGCCAGGGCGTCGCGGCGCAGGTGCATCGGTGTAGTGCCCGCGTGCGAGGCGCGGCCCGTGAAGTGCAGCGTGAGGCGGCTCTGGCCCACGATGGCGCTCACCACGCCCACCGCTGCGCCCTGGTCTTGAAGGACCGGCCCCTGCTCGATGTGGATTTCGAGGTAGCCCAGCGGGCGGTCTTCCGCCCCGGCGCCCGGAAGCTCGTCGGGGTTCAGGCCGTAGCCGACGATGGCGTCGCGCACCGTCTGGTTTTCCCGGTCACTCACCGTCAGCAGCTCGTCCGCCGTGCCCACCAGCGCCCGGCTGCCGATAAACGACACGCCGTAGCGCACGCCTTCTTCCTCGGAAAAGCCCAGCACTTCGAGGTGAAAGGGCAACTCGCGTTCACGCAGCGCTTCCACCAGCGCGTACCCGAACACCACGCCGATGATGCCGTCGTAGCGCCCGGCGTTGGGCACGGTGTCGAGGTGCGAGCCGATATACAGCGTCCGTGCACCCGGCGCCCGGCTCTCCAGCCGCGAGCGCAGGTTGCCCACGGCGTCCACGCGGGTGGTCATGCCCAGGCGGTCGGCCCAGGCGCGCAGCTCCTCGTGGACCTGCCGGGTCGTGGGGCACAGGTAGGTGCGGGTGATTTCGCCGGGCACTTCGGTGTGGCAGGCGAGGGCGTCGCAGGTGTCGAGCACCTGCCGGGTCAGTTGGGCGGCTTGCGTTTCGTTCATTCTGGCTTCTCCGAATCTGAGGACAGGTGCAGGCGTTGGGCTTCCAGAGGAAAATACGCCGCGCACGCCGGCGCCTCCACCAGATGGTCGAGCAGGCGGCTGGCGGGTTCGTCGTCGCCCAGCACGGCGCGGCGTTCCTGACGGTAGCGCTCCGGGGTGAGCCGCTCGCCGTCTTCGAGCGCCGCCCGCACCCGCACCCACTGCCACAACTGAGCGCGGGCAAGCTCAGCAGTGGCGGTGTCCTCGATGCGGCCCGCGCGCACCAGCACGCCCTCGCCCCGGTACCACGCGGCGAACACGCCGAGCGCGATTTCGAGCGCCTCGCGCACGTCGGCAAGCCGCAGCGGGCCGGGGTCGGGCAGGTCGGTGAGGCGGTGGTAAAGGTCCGCTGGCGTGTCCTTGTTCTCGCTCTGCGCCGGGGCGTCGAAGCCGCGCCGCACCGGTTCGAGCAGTTCGGGGAGCCCGGCCCACGCCGCCGTGAAGCCCTGCGCCGCCTCGCGCTGCTTATCGGCCAGCACGGCGCCCAGCGCAGGCTGCGAGTTCTGTGGGTCGGGCGCGAAGGACGCAGTGCCGCCAATCGCCTCGGCGCCGTGAGCCCGGCAGACCCGCACCAGCGTCTCGGCGTAGGCGCGCATGGCGTCCACGTCCATCGTGAGCTGCGAGCGCGGCGGCATGGGCGTGTCCCGCCGCGTGCCCAGGTGCTTGGTTAGGCTGAACACGTAGTCCCAGCGCCCGGCGTTTAGGCCGTAGGTGCGCGGCGCGAGCGGCTCAAACACCGCTTCGATATTCAGCAGCCCGCTGAACGTCTCGATTTGCAGGCAGGTCTTGACCGTGTTGGGGGCGAGACTCAGATGTTCCTCGGCGAGCAGCAGCGCGTCGTGCCAGAACTGCGCCTCGGCGGGCGTTTCCAGCTTGGGCACGTAGATGTGAATGGGCCGTTCGGGCCGCGCCGCGAGCACTGCGCTCAGGTCGCACAGCGCGGCGATAGCCGGTCCATCAAAGTCCAGGTGCGGCTCCAGCGCGTACAGGGCGCGGGTGCGGGCGAGCAGGGGCCGGTCCGACTCGGCCACCCAGGCGAGCGCGTCGGAGGCG from Deinococcus radiodurans R1 = ATCC 13939 = DSM 20539 includes these protein-coding regions:
- the lepA gene encoding translation elongation factor 4 codes for the protein MTAGPTDPTPTSQIRNFSIIAHVDHGKSTLADRILEQLGAMGERDKRDQTLDTLELERERGITIKSTPIRLEYTRENGEGYVFNLIDTPGHVDFNYEVSRSLAACEGVLLLVDASQGVEAQTIVNAYLAIDNNLEIVPVINKIDLPAADPEGAARELEEVIGIPAEDAVRASGKTGIGIPEILEAVVERIPPPAGDPGAPLKALIFDSFFDAYQGVILFVRVLEGTMKAKDGVRLMNAGKNFEVDKVGTFSPGLVVGQELSAGMVGWVAAGIKDIQDAQVGDTLTGSDRQTAEPFPGFKPAQPVVFSGLYPTDTEDYRKLRDALEKLKLNDAAFSFEPETSEALGFGFRCGFLGLLHAEIIQERLEREYDLDLIATAPAVVYRVTLTNGEIFETQNPAEFPTRDRIEKVEEPYIKLSVMLPEDYVGPVMQLLQERRGSMQTMNYVGKRVELVYEVPFAEILYDFHDRLKSISRGYASMDYEQLGYREGDLRKVDIMVNNEVIDALAVIVHESKTYSLGRKIVDKMAEVIPRQMFPVPVQAVIGAKIIARATVKAYRKDVLAKCYGGDISRKKKLLEKQKKGRARMKQFGTVEVPQEAFLAVLSTEE
- a CDS encoding pyridoxamine 5'-phosphate oxidase family protein encodes the protein MSDNKNAGQSSDSQGNGAPQMSRDEAVKTVAGLVKGIKFAMLVSVNDAGHIHSRPMTTQETEFDGDIWFIGAKDSEVVHDVRSRPQVNVSYADTGSNNYVSVHGTAELIEDRAKLDELWSDMYNMYFEGGKEDPNVQLIKINAEGAEYWESGGKVRTLFAFAKNLIPGQRADASELGKNDTVNL
- a CDS encoding prephenate dehydratase — its product is MTDAGGQEQREQWQQEEAAGYAVAFQGNPGSYGEIAALNALPQVRETLGYPTFHEVARAVENGEADYGVLPVENSLMGAIHQSIDLLTETELHVTGEVVVRVSHCLMALPGVEMADIRKVGSQQPALDQCTHLIREHGWQPLAKHDTAGSAKDLAERGARDEAAIASRRAAELYGLNILQTGVEDEPFNFTRFMVLSRHAPEPSDAPHKTSLIFAVRHTPGFLLETLGELRGLNLSRIESRPRRDRAWSYLMYVDIEGKASDPQVAQALAGILVKASYAKIIGSYPAAQGTVQ
- a CDS encoding cation:proton antiporter regulatory subunit — translated: MVRLEETSLPGVGMRYDFDGRFGKRVGVIVHRDGRREMFVSRDDPDACGQSITLDEGEAEVVADLLGGSTVTRRMGQTMQDIEGLAMDWLPLERGSPFAGRALGDSQMRTRTGTSVVAVIRNEQAIPAPGPDYVLEAGDTVVVVGTANGVRRAARLLSSGADS
- a CDS encoding cation:proton antiporter, producing MLGRLFLELGTVILALALVGRAAGRLGITPIPLYLMAGIGLGTFMHLDDTAEKFIHTGAEIGAILLLFILGLEYTSDELRTNLKANRQIGLIDLALNFTPGVVAGALLGLPPLAWVLLGGITFLTSSGIASKILSDLGRLGNRETPIILAVCVIEDVVMAFYLPVVAALLIGGSLLSVGVNLALALTAFGVTFFLAMRYGHVLSRVLNVPSDETLLLGVLGLVLVVAGAADLLKVSAAIGAFLVGIALSGEVAHRARQQIEPLRDLFAAVFFLFFGLQLDLAEVPEVLLPAALLAVVTSITKFLVGWYGARRAGVQSRGRYRAGTTLIARGEFSILIAGLGLGLAPVLGPLAAVYVLLTAIIGPVLARFDAALAPKVARVLGG
- the miaB gene encoding tRNA (N6-isopentenyl adenosine(37)-C2)-methylthiotransferase MiaB, whose protein sequence is MKAHLITYGCQMNEYDTHLVQSQLVSFGADIVESPDEADFVLVNTCAVRGKPVDKVRSLLGDLRKQKAQRSLVVGMMGCLAQLEEGQQIARKFEVDVLLGPGSLLDIGAALESNERFWGLQFKDELHDHIPPPPSGKLQAHLTIMRGCDHHCTYCIVPTTRGPQVSRHPDDILRELDMQLAAGVREVTLLGQNVNAYGVDQGAKLKGYPSFADLLRMVGASGIERVKFTTSHPMNFTEDVAAAIGETPAICEFVHLPVQSGSDRVLRRMAREYNREKYLTHIAQIKKHIPDVVLATDIIVGFPGETEEDFQDTLSLYDEVGYDSAYMFIYSPRPGTPSYKHFQDLPRELKTERLQRLIARQKDWSARKNAQKVGTVQQVLLRGDAHDAGFLEGHTRGNHPTVVPKAIGADGAGVYQVRIDHATPHMMYGHILGPDGQPLPEQPRFNPEAAAVGGALPML
- a CDS encoding enoyl-CoA hydratase-related protein, which codes for MTYSDDDLRLDEMEFENITIDQHGPIAVLTVNRPKALNALNGTTLSELAMAADLIANDPEVGALIVTGAGDKAFVAGADISELAGLEGPFAGRDMSLLGQDAMTQLSNLPIPVIAAIGGYALGGGLELALCCDIRIASPRARMGLPEVTLGLLPGFAGTQRLPRLIGAGRALDLMLTARQIGAEEALSMGLVNYVADDPLQKAREVAEQIVKNGPLAISLVKEAVRRGLATDLEAGMEIEADLFGLAFATSDFKEGTKAFLEKRPAEFKGE
- the allE gene encoding (S)-ureidoglycine aminohydrolase gives rise to the protein MKHLGQTRSALHGSHAVITPETFVRTALAEWPGSAIVLHIAPVVGLGARFVQFTAEMPAGAQATESVYQRFAFVLSGEVDVAVGGETRTLREYDYVYLPAGEKHMLTAKTDARVSVFEKPYQTVEGVQAPGVYWGNERENPGYPFEGDDHLIARKLLPDEPAFDFMVSTMSFAPGASLPYAEVHYMEHGLLMLEGEGLYKLEENYYPVTAGDIIWMGAHCPQWYGALGRNWSKYLLYKDMNRHPLG
- a CDS encoding allantoinase yields the protein MSLDLLLRGAVLVTPEGERRADLGIVGGQIAELTDEIATPAAQTLDVSGLHVFPGVLDDHVHLNEPGRTHWEGFETGTQALAAGGATSFLDMPLNSSPPVLTRERFEDKARLGEEKSLIDFGLWGGLTPLNLDQLDDLAECGVIGLKAFMSHSGLDEFPAADDLTLYEGMRTAKRHGLVVATHAESNEFTRRLTETARAQGKSGVRDYLESRPVVTELEAVQRALLFAQDTGAALHLVHVSSGAAVALAYEGKQKGIDVTIETCPHYLHFTGEDVERVGAALKCAPPLRDPAVQEELWRELLAGHIDTVGSDHSPAPPDMKTSEDFFSLWGGISGAQSTLNVMLEDGYAQRGLPLEIIAALLALNPAQRFGLPQKGRLAVGADADFALVALGEKFTLDTLYDRWQQNPYRGQSFQGRVHATYLRGQPVYQNGEFTGTPRGRLLRPRSL